A window of the Lysobacterales bacterium genome harbors these coding sequences:
- a CDS encoding LON peptidase substrate-binding domain-containing protein → MNRLPLFPLGTVLFPGGPLQLRIFERRYLDLVRDCARDGSSFGVCLILAGREAGEPATPAAIGTSARITDFFTREDGLLGITAVGERRFHVDSVHARDNGLLVAQVRWLDAEPGGGPVPAQHGLLATVLRDLLERFDDLPDDATLLDDAAWVAWRLAEILPLAPADRQVLLQLDEAEARLDRLAQWLPRIRGGDDAPAGG, encoded by the coding sequence GTGAACCGCCTGCCGCTGTTTCCGCTGGGCACCGTGCTCTTTCCCGGCGGCCCGCTGCAGCTGCGCATCTTCGAGCGCCGTTATCTGGACCTGGTCCGGGACTGTGCGCGCGACGGCTCGTCGTTCGGCGTCTGCCTGATCCTGGCCGGGCGCGAGGCGGGCGAGCCGGCGACGCCCGCGGCGATCGGCACCAGTGCCCGGATCACCGATTTCTTCACCCGCGAGGACGGCCTGCTCGGCATCACCGCCGTCGGCGAGCGGCGCTTCCACGTCGATTCCGTGCACGCGCGCGATAATGGCCTGCTGGTCGCCCAGGTGCGCTGGCTCGACGCGGAGCCCGGCGGCGGCCCGGTGCCGGCGCAGCACGGCCTGCTGGCGACCGTGCTGCGCGACCTGCTGGAGCGCTTCGACGACTTGCCCGACGATGCCACCCTGCTGGACGATGCCGCATGGGTGGCGTGGCGGCTGGCCGAGATCCTGCCGCTGGCCCCGGCGGACCGGCAGGTGCTGCTGCAACTCGACGAGGCCGAAGCGAGGCTGGACCGGCTCGCGCAATGGTTGCCGCGCATACGCGGCGGGGACGACGCACCGGCTGGCGGCTGA
- a CDS encoding aminotransferase class V-fold PLP-dependent enzyme translates to MSSRDPAPETLAVHAGAGPDPATGAVAPPLHLATTFRHGPAGERVAGYEYQREGNPALDALESALATLEGGTAALAFATGMAAIDALLQSLPPGSHVLLPQDCYTGLRALARDVLQDRGIGTTAVDMTDPAAVAAALRPDTRLVWVETPSNPGLAVSDIAAIATIARRHGALLAVDSTFATPMLQQPLRLGADVVMHSLTKYVGGHSDVMGGALVFGERPELHAKVAHRRHLTGGTLAPFNAWLLLRGLRSLPARMHWHCRNAMAVARFLAAQPAVAWVLYPGLPDHPGHATALRQMRDFGGMLSIRLRGGRDAALALAGALRLFTNATSLGGTESLVEHRASVEGDAPMSPTDLLRLSVGLEHADDLIADLAQALASIDT, encoded by the coding sequence ATGAGCAGCCGGGATCCCGCGCCGGAGACCCTCGCCGTGCATGCCGGTGCGGGACCGGATCCGGCCACCGGCGCCGTGGCGCCGCCGCTGCATCTGGCGACCACGTTCCGTCATGGGCCGGCCGGAGAGCGCGTCGCGGGCTACGAATACCAGCGCGAGGGCAATCCCGCCCTGGATGCGCTGGAGTCGGCACTGGCCACGCTCGAGGGCGGCACCGCAGCCCTGGCCTTCGCCACCGGGATGGCGGCCATCGACGCGCTGCTGCAGTCGCTGCCGCCGGGCAGCCATGTGCTGCTGCCGCAGGACTGCTACACCGGACTGCGCGCGCTGGCCCGGGACGTGCTGCAGGACCGGGGCATCGGGACCACCGCGGTCGACATGACCGATCCCGCCGCGGTGGCTGCGGCACTGCGTCCCGACACCCGCCTGGTCTGGGTGGAAACCCCCTCCAACCCGGGGCTGGCCGTTTCCGACATCGCGGCGATCGCGACGATCGCGCGCCGCCACGGCGCGCTGCTGGCCGTGGACAGCACCTTCGCCACGCCGATGTTGCAGCAGCCGTTGCGACTCGGCGCCGACGTCGTGATGCATTCGCTCACCAAGTATGTGGGCGGCCACAGCGACGTGATGGGCGGGGCCCTCGTGTTCGGCGAACGCCCCGAACTGCATGCCAAGGTCGCGCACCGCCGGCACCTGACCGGTGGCACCCTGGCGCCGTTCAATGCCTGGCTGCTGTTGCGCGGCCTGCGCTCGCTGCCGGCACGGATGCACTGGCACTGCCGCAACGCGATGGCGGTGGCCCGCTTCCTGGCCGCGCAACCGGCGGTCGCCTGGGTGCTCTACCCCGGGCTGCCCGACCACCCCGGCCATGCCACTGCGCTCCGCCAGATGCGTGATTTCGGCGGCATGCTCAGCATCCGCCTGCGCGGCGGTCGCGACGCCGCCCTGGCGCTGGCCGGGGCGCTTCGCCTGTTCACCAATGCCACCTCGCTGGGCGGTACCGAATCGCTGGTCGAACACCGGGCCTCGGTCGAAGGCGATGCGCCGATGAGCCCGACCGACCTGTTGCGACTGTCGGTCGGCCTGGAGCACGCCGACGACCTGATCGCCGACCTTGCCCAGGCGCTGGCGTCGATCGACACCTGA
- the hemL gene encoding glutamate-1-semialdehyde 2,1-aminomutase, producing MSNHSLFERAQARLPGGVNSPVRAFRSVGGDPFFTARAQGPWLWDVEGRRYIDYVGSWGPMIAGHAHPAVLEAVQRTARDGLSFGTPCALEVDMAERLCDMVPSLEMVRMVNSGTEATMAAIRVARGATGRNRIVKFEGCYHGHGDAFLVKAGSGVLTLGMPDSPGVPKALADLTATLPYNDIGAAEALFAEIGDEVAGVIVEPIAGNMNCILPEPGFLESLRSLCNRHGAVLIFDEVMTGFRVAPGGAQALFGVTPDLSTFGKIIGGGMPVGAYGGRAELMRLVAPSGPVYQAGTLSGNPVAMAAGLATLALVAQPGFHAALERATHRLCDGLEAAARAVGVPFSTTRAPAMFGLFFRGGPVRGFADARAADIDAFRRFFRGCLTRGVYWAPSAFEAGFLSSSHDDEVIDATLTVAAEALAEVAA from the coding sequence ATGTCCAACCACTCGCTGTTCGAACGCGCGCAGGCGCGCCTGCCTGGTGGCGTCAACTCGCCGGTCCGCGCGTTCCGGTCGGTCGGCGGCGACCCCTTCTTCACCGCCCGTGCGCAAGGCCCCTGGCTGTGGGACGTCGAAGGCCGGCGCTACATCGACTACGTGGGCTCCTGGGGGCCGATGATCGCCGGCCATGCCCATCCCGCGGTGCTTGAGGCCGTGCAGCGCACTGCCCGCGACGGCCTGTCGTTCGGCACGCCGTGCGCGCTGGAAGTGGACATGGCCGAGCGCCTGTGCGACATGGTGCCGTCGCTGGAGATGGTGCGCATGGTGAATTCCGGCACCGAGGCGACCATGGCGGCGATACGGGTCGCCCGCGGCGCCACCGGACGAAATCGCATCGTCAAGTTCGAGGGCTGCTACCACGGCCATGGCGATGCCTTCCTGGTGAAGGCCGGTTCGGGCGTGCTGACCCTGGGCATGCCGGACTCGCCGGGCGTGCCGAAGGCCCTGGCCGACCTGACGGCGACATTGCCGTACAACGACATCGGCGCGGCCGAAGCACTGTTCGCGGAGATCGGGGACGAGGTCGCCGGCGTCATCGTCGAGCCGATCGCCGGCAACATGAACTGCATCCTGCCCGAGCCCGGTTTCCTGGAGTCGCTGCGCAGCCTGTGCAACCGGCATGGCGCGGTGCTGATCTTCGACGAAGTGATGACCGGCTTCCGGGTCGCGCCGGGGGGTGCCCAGGCGCTGTTCGGCGTGACCCCGGACCTCTCGACCTTCGGAAAGATCATCGGCGGCGGCATGCCGGTCGGCGCCTACGGCGGCCGGGCGGAACTCATGCGGCTGGTGGCGCCCTCCGGACCGGTCTACCAGGCCGGCACCCTGTCCGGAAATCCGGTGGCGATGGCGGCCGGTCTGGCCACCCTGGCGCTGGTCGCACAGCCTGGTTTCCACGCCGCGCTGGAACGCGCCACCCATCGCCTGTGCGACGGCCTGGAAGCAGCCGCCCGCGCCGTGGGCGTGCCCTTCTCGACCACCCGCGCACCCGCCATGTTCGGGCTGTTCTTCCGCGGTGGGCCGGTCCGCGGCTTCGCAGATGCCCGGGCGGCCGACATCGATGCCTTCCGTCGCTTCTTCAGGGGCTGCCTGACGCGCGGCGTCTACTGGGCGCCCTCGGCCTTCGAGGCCGGCTTCCTGTCCAGCAGCCACGACGACGAGGTGATCGACGCCACCCTGACGGTCGCCGCCGAGGCGCTGGCGGAGGTCGCCGCATGA
- a CDS encoding NAD(P)-dependent oxidoreductase: MSTLAGKTLFITGASRGIGLEIALRAARDGANIVVAAKSDVANPKLPGTIHSAAEAIEAAGGQALALKVDVREEQQVVEAMAAAAERFGGIDILVNNASAIYLASLADTPMKRYDLMNQVNVRGTFLCTQAALPYLKRSSHAHMLVLAPPPSLDPKWYAPHLAYTLAKMGMSFCVLGMAPELKRDGIAVNALWPRTVIHTAALAMIPGVNPANCRTPAIMADAAHAVLSAPPSAGTGRFLIDDEVLRGIGVTDLDKYAVQPGQPLLPDLFL, encoded by the coding sequence ATGAGCACCCTGGCCGGCAAGACCCTGTTCATCACCGGTGCCAGCCGCGGCATCGGCCTTGAGATCGCGCTGCGCGCCGCGCGCGACGGCGCCAACATCGTGGTCGCCGCCAAGTCGGATGTCGCCAACCCCAAGCTGCCCGGCACCATCCACAGCGCCGCCGAGGCGATCGAGGCGGCCGGTGGCCAGGCATTGGCCCTGAAGGTCGACGTCCGGGAAGAGCAGCAGGTGGTCGAGGCGATGGCCGCCGCCGCCGAACGCTTCGGCGGCATCGACATCCTGGTCAACAATGCCAGCGCCATCTACCTGGCCAGCCTGGCCGATACGCCGATGAAGCGCTACGACCTGATGAACCAGGTCAACGTCCGCGGAACGTTCCTGTGTACGCAGGCGGCGTTGCCCTACCTCAAGCGGTCAAGCCATGCCCACATGCTGGTGCTGGCGCCGCCGCCCAGCCTGGACCCCAAGTGGTACGCGCCGCACCTGGCCTACACACTGGCCAAGATGGGCATGAGCTTCTGCGTTCTGGGCATGGCGCCGGAGCTCAAGCGCGACGGCATCGCGGTCAATGCCCTGTGGCCCCGCACGGTGATCCACACCGCGGCGCTGGCGATGATTCCCGGCGTCAATCCCGCCAACTGCCGGACCCCGGCGATCATGGCCGACGCCGCGCACGCTGTGCTGTCGGCGCCGCCGTCGGCCGGCACCGGACGCTTCCTGATCGACGACGAGGTGCTGCGCGGGATCGGCGTCACCGACCTGGACAAGTACGCGGTCCAGCCCGGCCAGCCGCTGCTGCCCGACCTGTTCCTCTGA
- a CDS encoding rubredoxin: protein MSSASQSAEAPYRTWMCVVCGFIYSEADGLPEEGIAPGTRWADVPDTWTCPDCGVDKSDFEMVEAG, encoded by the coding sequence ATGTCCAGCGCAAGCCAGTCCGCCGAGGCACCCTATCGCACCTGGATGTGTGTCGTCTGTGGCTTCATCTACAGCGAAGCGGACGGCCTGCCGGAAGAGGGCATCGCACCCGGCACCCGCTGGGCGGATGTGCCCGACACCTGGACCTGTCCGGACTGCGGCGTCGACAAGTCCGACTTCGAGATGGTCGAAGCGGGCTGA
- a CDS encoding tetratricopeptide repeat protein: protein MIAHDEYPDLDPAYFDDQLEAWRRALEGPVRRASSTIAAVQALNRYLFDELGFAGNDEDFYDPRNSYLNEVIDRRLGIPISLGVLHIELARRLGLGLEGVAFPGHFLVRMPVQGGVMVLDPFQGGRSLDVDELRLRAQAHVRREALGDEDLIRLLDPASHRAILTRMLRNLRSVYTERSDLERALRCADRLLQVDPSLATEYRERARLYHALGHEVGAARDLRRYLAMQPEADDAPAVRQQLIDAQRAAGGQAIN, encoded by the coding sequence ATGATCGCCCACGACGAATACCCCGACCTCGATCCCGCCTACTTCGACGACCAGCTCGAAGCCTGGCGCCGCGCGCTGGAGGGGCCGGTGCGTCGCGCCAGCTCCACGATCGCCGCCGTGCAGGCGCTGAACCGCTACCTGTTCGACGAGCTCGGCTTCGCCGGCAATGACGAGGACTTCTACGACCCGCGCAACAGCTACCTCAACGAGGTGATCGACCGTCGGCTGGGGATTCCGATCTCGCTGGGCGTGCTGCACATCGAGCTCGCCCGCCGGCTGGGGCTGGGGCTGGAGGGCGTGGCCTTCCCGGGGCACTTCCTGGTGCGCATGCCCGTCCAGGGCGGCGTGATGGTGCTGGATCCCTTCCAGGGCGGCCGATCGCTGGATGTCGACGAGCTTCGGCTGCGCGCCCAGGCCCACGTCCGGCGCGAGGCGCTGGGCGACGAGGACCTCATCCGACTGCTCGATCCTGCCAGCCACCGGGCCATCCTGACCCGGATGCTGCGCAACCTGCGTAGCGTCTACACCGAGCGCTCCGACCTCGAGCGGGCGCTGCGCTGCGCCGACCGGCTGCTGCAGGTCGATCCTTCACTGGCCACCGAGTACCGGGAGCGGGCCAGGCTCTACCACGCCCTCGGGCACGAGGTCGGGGCGGCACGCGATCTGCGCCGTTACCTGGCGATGCAGCCGGAAGCCGACGATGCGCCTGCGGTCCGGCAGCAGCTCATCGATGCTCAGCGGGCGGCCGGGGGGCAGGCGATAAATTAG
- a CDS encoding thiamine phosphate synthase — protein MPGFPARGLYAITGRHDEDANLIAWARAVLEGGAVCLQYREKHADAAGRLARAEALAGVCRSLGRPLLVNDDPHLAAEVGAAGVHLGRDDPGIEAARALLGADALIGVSCYGDAGRAAELAARGADYLAFGAFAPSRTKPEAAPADPAVLAIARRHGVPLVAIGGITPDNGGALLAAGADLLAVIDGLAGTPDQARDAARRYASLFAAPDSR, from the coding sequence CTGCCTGGCTTCCCGGCCAGGGGCCTTTATGCGATCACCGGCCGGCATGACGAAGATGCCAACCTGATCGCCTGGGCCCGCGCAGTTCTGGAGGGCGGAGCGGTCTGCCTGCAGTACCGCGAGAAGCATGCCGACGCGGCCGGCAGGCTGGCACGCGCCGAAGCGCTCGCCGGCGTGTGCCGGTCGCTCGGTCGCCCGCTCCTGGTCAACGACGACCCGCACCTCGCCGCCGAGGTCGGTGCGGCTGGCGTGCACCTGGGTCGCGACGACCCGGGCATCGAGGCGGCGCGCGCACTGTTGGGTGCGGACGCCCTGATCGGCGTGTCCTGCTACGGCGACGCCGGTCGCGCCGCCGAACTCGCCGCCCGCGGCGCCGACTACCTGGCGTTCGGCGCGTTCGCGCCGTCGCGCACCAAGCCTGAGGCCGCGCCGGCCGATCCGGCGGTGCTCGCGATCGCCCGCAGGCATGGCGTGCCGCTGGTGGCAATCGGCGGCATCACCCCGGACAATGGCGGCGCCCTGCTGGCCGCGGGCGCCGACCTGCTCGCCGTCATCGATGGCCTGGCAGGCACGCCCGACCAGGCCCGCGACGCCGCGCGACGCTACGCCTCCCTGTTCGCGGCGCCCGACTCCCGATGA